The stretch of DNA TTTTTAGCCCAACTCCAACTAACGAAAGCTCAATCAACCCCTCCAACTGCCCTAATTCCTTGGGTATTTTAGTAAATGCATTATAGTTTAACACCAAGCGTTTTAAGTTTGTTAACGTTCCTATTTGAGGGGGTAACTCGGTTAACATACAATGACTTAATGATAGTAGTTCTAGATTTTTGAGCAAATCAAAGTTATCGGGAAGTCTTTCTATTGGTTGGTATCGAAAAGTAATTTGAGTCATTAATTTCAGCAACTCAGTCCAATTATTCTTCAAACACCGCAATAAATATTGAGGTTGAAGGCTCATTAATGTTGCCAGTTCATAATCTTCGACAACCCCAATACTTTCAAGTAATTGAAATGCTAACTCATGATTAACCTCATCTTCACTTCGCAATAGCGCTATTATTGCCTTATAGTCTGTACTAGACATGATTTACTTTTATAGGTGGTATACAATTTGAGCGTGTTTTGTAATATACTAGAATTGTTAATTTTAATAATTTAACAATCTACTAATAATCCTACAAATTGAGGGGTAATGATAAAGTATATATTGATTAATTTATAGGGGCAATAAAATTACTTATTTCATACTTATATATCTAATATTTTAGGGCTCTTTTTTCAAAGGAACAATAAATTTACTTTAAACAATCGTTTCTACTAGCTTTGATGACAAATAATCTAATCTAGATCAAAAAATCAATGATTTTTCTTTGTTAAGAAGCCTGATTTATCACAAACACTCAAGCCTATAAACATTTAATAATCAAACTATTTAAACAAAAAAACATCCAACGTTATGAAGATACGATAAAATTTAATCCTAAATATTTGTAACTAAAATAGCGTTATTAATCGTTAATTAGTATAGAGTTAATTATTATAACAATTATAATCTAGTGCATTAAAAACCAACAAACATAACATATAATAATATAAAAATTGTATAATAAGTTCTTTATAGCCATTAAAGTCCCCAATAAAGGGAGCAATTCATAATTATGCAGCGTCATAAATTGCTTCAGGATGGTAACATTGAATCAAATTGATTTGAACAAATAGTCTGATACACGCTGTTTTTACAAATCAACCCCCTAACAAAAACATAAGCATGAGTATCGAAACAGAACAATACCTACGCCTAAAAAACAAGATATATAGTGACCTAAAAGCAAAGACATTTTCAATTAATTATTGGGAAAAATTAAAAGAAATCCCACAAGAAATACGTCTATTGCAAGAACTTGAACATCTAAATATTTATCGAAATAAATCTATAAAAAAATACCCAAAAGAACTAGCAGAACTACCAAAACTTCGTCACATATCATTACGGTTCAACAACTTAAAAC from Aureispira anguillae encodes:
- a CDS encoding leucine-rich repeat domain-containing protein; the encoded protein is MSSTDYKAIIALLRSEDEVNHELAFQLLESIGVVEDYELATLMSLQPQYLLRCLKNNWTELLKLMTQITFRYQPIERLPDNFDLLKNLELLSLSHCMLTELPPQIGTLTNLKRLVLNYNAFTKIPKELGQLEGLIELSLVGVGLKKIPTYLLKLPNLEILSLIDNQIFDFPNGLVHLGQLKKLILRNNKLSEVPMELCMLENLEILDLSENRIKRLPGALSVLKNLKILYLSRNPLSKSEQEKIRNILPHTVVYI